In Thermanaeromonas sp. C210, the genomic stretch CGCCATTCTTCCCATTATTTTCTTCTTCCTGGCTTTTGTGCTTTCTTCCATGGGCCCCGGCCAAATAACCATTGCAGCCCTCATGGCGCCCATGGCCATGTTGCTGGCCGAAGAAGTGGGAATCAGCCCCCTGCTCATGGCTATTGTCGTAGGTAACGGCGGCCAGGCCGGGGCCATGTCGCCCATTGCCCCGGCGGGAGTTATAACGGCGGGCCTGACCCAGGAGATGGGTCTCAGCAATGTAAGCGGGATCCTATGGCTAAACCAGTTGCTGGGCCATTTCATAGTATCGATACTGGCTTACGTTGTTTACGGCGGGTTAAAATTATGGAAAGTTAAGGATACAGGCCAGCGGCAGACCTTAGCCAGTATTCAAATTGAACCCTTTACCCGCAACCAGTGGATAACCCTCGGGGCCATCCTGGTGTTCGTCATAGGCGCCCTTTTCTTCAAGATGGACGTGGGACTGGGCGGCTTCCTCATCGGTACCATCCTGTCCCTCTTAAAAGTATCCGATGAAGGCAAGGCTGTCAAGCAAATGCCCTGGGGCACCATTCTATTCGTAACGGGCGTTACCGTACTCATTAATCTCATGAGCAACATAGGGGGTATGGATCTTTTCGCGAGTATTATAGCTAAGTTCTCTACGCCCTTCACCTTGACACTGCTGGCCGGTTTCCTGGCCGCGCTGATCTCCGCTTATGCCAGCACCACGGGAGTTATTCTACCCGCCTTTATCCCCCTGGCTCCCGTTTTGTTGGAAAAAGTGGGCGCACCTTCAACGGACCTCATTCCCCTCCTTTCGACCATCGTAGTCTGCGGCTTCCTTACGGATTTGAGCCCCCTTTCCACCACTGGCGCCCTCTTCTATGCCAATGCCGGGGCGAAGACGGACAAACAAAAGCTCTTCCGCGACATGCTTATCTGGGGCCTATCCATGTCGGTGGTCGGAGCCGTAGTGAGCTGGTTGGCCTTCACCGTGTTGAGGTTGCCTTAAATCAACACCGTCCTTCTGGCCTGCCGCCCCGGCAGGCCTTTTTTGCGGATCCCGCCAGAGGGCCAGGCCCACCTGTAAGAACGGCCCGCTAGGTTTTTGCCGGTGGTTTAGAACTGGGATTCTGTGTTAAAATCTAAGGGAAAAGCAACCCCGAAAGCTTTGCCGCGAGGACTAATTCGGAAGGGCCGGGTGACGGACAAATATGAGAATGTACGATCTGATTAAAAAGAAACGAGACGGTGGGTCCCTGACCAAAGGGGAAATCGACTTCATCGTAGAAGGTTTTACCTCCGGGCAAATTCCCGATTACCAGATGGCGGCCCTGGCCATGGCCATATATTTCCGGGGTATGGACCGGGAGGAAACCTTGAATCTGACCCTGGCCATGGCCGCCTCGGGGGACATGCTGGATCTTTCCGGCGTGCCGGGGATAAAGGTGGATAAGCACAGCACTGGTGGCGTGGCCGACACCACTACTCTGGTGCTGGCGCCCCTGGTGGCCTCCTGTGGAGTACCGGTGGCCAAGCTTTCCGGCAGGGGCCTGGGGCACACGGGCGGTACGGTGGATAAGCTGGAGGCAGTCCCGGGTTTTCGGGCTGAAATCTCCACGGAAGAGTTTATAACGAATCTTAAGCGTTACGGGATAGCCGTCGCCGCCCAGTCGGCGGAAATAACCCCGGCGGACCGCAAGCTGTATGCCCTGCGGGACGTAACGGCTACGGTGGACTCCATCCCCCTTATTGCCAGCTCGGTGATGAGCAAAAAGATCGCCGCCGGAGCGGACGCCATTGTGCTGGATGTAAAGGTGGGGCGGGGCGCCTTTATGAAGGATCTGGCCGCAGCCCGGGAACTGGCGCGGGCCATGGTGGATATAGGAGCCGCGGCCGGCCGGGCCACGGTGGCCTACATCACCGGGATGGATCAACCCCTGGGCCTGGCCATCGGAAACGGTCTGGAGATGGCGGAAGCCATCCAGGTGTTAAAAGGGAGCGGGTCCCGGGATCTGGTGGCCTTATGCCTGGAGCTCGGGAGTGTCATGTTGGTGCTGGGGGGCCGGGCCAAAGATAAAGAAGAGGCCAGGCAAAGGCTAGAGGATGCCCTGTACGGCGGTGCGGCCCTGGAGAAATTTCGGGAGCTTATCATCGCCCAGGGAGGCGATGGCCGGGTGGTGGACGACCCAAGCCTTTTGCCCCGGGCCCGGTATCAGGAAGCCTGGGTGGCCGAAGGAGATGTTTACCTGGCGTTCCTGCCGGCCGACAAACTCGGGGAGATAGCCATGAAACTGGGGGCTGGCCGGGAGAAAAAGGGAGATCCCATCGATCCCGCCGTGGGCATCGTGTTGGGCGGCAAGGTGGGGGACCTTATAAGGAAGGGGCAGCCGGTGGCCACGGTCTTCGCCAACGACCGGGAAAAGTTGAAGCAGGCCCTGGCGGAGCTTAAAGGCTGCATAGTACTGTCGCCGGACCCCGTCACTCCGCCGCCGCTGGTGCTGGAGGAGATCCGCGGTTGAAATAGCCGGCGGGGATGTTCACTCCGGCGGAACCCGGCCGAAAGCGGGACCCGCGGCATGGAAAGGGGGTGGGTATCAGTTTTGCCAAACCTTAGTCGGATAGGGGTGACCAGTGATACCCACGGAGACGTATCGGCCTGGGAGAAGGCCCTGGAGCTTTGGGGCCCGGTAGACTTAATCCTCCACGCCGGGGACGTGCTCTACCACGGCCCGCGCAATCCTTTAGTGGCAGAATATCGGCCCCCGAAGTTGGCGGAACGGATTAATGCTTCTTCCGTGCCCCTCCTCATCGCCCGGGGGAACTGTGACGCCGAGGTAGACCAGATGGTGCTGGAATGGCCCCTTCAAAGCCCCCTGGTCCTTTTGCAAACGCCTTTCCTGCGCCTCATAGCTGTTCACGGCCACGGCATGGATAAGGGGGCCATGGCCGGGCTGGCCAGGCGCTACCGGGCGGATGTGTTGGTTTGCGGACACACCCATGTGCCGCTGCTGGAAGAGGTGGACGGTATTCTCCTTTTTAACCCGGGAAGCCCGTCCCTGCCCAAAGGCAAGGAAGGACCTACGGTGGGGCTGATTGAGGGGCGGACGGTCACCCTGAAAGCCCTGAGCAACGGCGAGACCCTGGGCCGGGTAGAACTGCCCGTCGGTTAACGGCCGGCGCCCCTCCCTGGTCGAACCCCGGGCGGGAGGCCGGGCTTTAGCGGAAACTTATTTTAATGCGGGGTCCACCGCGCCGGCCGCTTCCCCGGGGGTCCCCGGCGGTGGCTGGCGGAGGGGGTGCTGGGGTGTGGGCTTGCCGCGGAGCCGCAGGCGAGGCTGGCAGGGGAGGAGCGGGCTGGTCCGGAGGTGGGTGATTTGGGTCGGTGGGCCAGGGAGGCACGGGGGGCCGATCCCCGGGAGGACCGGAGCCCGCTTCCGGCGATCCCGCACCGGCCAGTGGATGTAAGGGGGAATGGACAATGGTTATGCTGTTAAGGAGGGTTTCCTCCTCCCACACCAGGCGGCCGTCCTGGTAGCGGCGCCGGCGGAGCTCGGCCCTGGGGATGAAGGCAGACGCTTCGTGGGGCCAGGGAAGGCTGCTGTGCCGCACCATGCGCATTGTTGTACCGTTGATGCTGATTTCTATCTCATCTCGGCTGTAGGCGGGACCAGAGGAGTCCCCGAGGTGCCGTTTTTCGACCATGGGTATCACCTTGCTTTATCTTATGCTCCCCGGCGAGGGGCGGTTAGCGTGTAAGCGGCCCCTTGTTTAAGGCGGGTCTCCCAGGCCGGGGGCAGGGGGTTTCGCAGGGCGAAAAAATGTTGCGGCACCTACCGACGCGGCAGGGGAGCCTTGATAATCCCTCTCCCTTTTGTTAGAATATTGCCTGGCTGCGAGGAAGGCTGCCTAACCCGTGAAGGGGTTATTTTTTTGCCCGGGTTTTCCGGGGGCGTTGGTTAGTTTTGAGCCTTGGAGCTTTGAAGGAGGGTCAAGGGTGGCGGCCAAATACGATGTGATTATTGTAGGAGCCGGGCCGGCGGGGATTTTTACGGCCCTGGAGATGGTCCGGCAGGGAAGCGGCCTTAAGGTGTTGATCCTGGAAAAGGGCCACGATTTAGACAGGCGCGTCTGCCCGTCGAAGGAAACAGGCTGTCCTTGCCGGAACTGCGCACCCTGTTCGGTGGTTTGCGGGTGGGGTGGCGCCGGGGCCTTCAGCGACGGTAAGCTTACTCTGTCGTCCGAGGTAGGGGGCTGGCTGAGCGAGTATGTGCCGGAGCAAGATGTGGAAAGGTTAATTGCTTATGTGGATGAGATTTACCGCTCCTTTGGGGCGCCGGAAAAAGTTTACGGCGGGCCCGAAGATGAGCGGATTGCCGATATTCAGCGGCGGGCTATCCTGGCCGATCTCAAGCTCATACCTGCTCCCATCCGCCACCTGGGTACCGGCCGAACCCAAGAGATACTCCGGGCCATGAGGGATTACCTGGAGGAAAAGGGTATAGAAGTAAGGACTGAGACGCCGGTAGAGGAGATAATCATCCGGGAGGGGCGCGTTGAAGGTGTGGTCACCAGGGCCGGTGAGGAGCTTCCGGCCTCTTATGTTGTCCTGGCCCCTGGGCGTCAGGGAGCGGACTGGCTGCGGCAAGTGGCCGGCAAAGTAGGCCTGGATCTGGCCGTCAACCCGGTGGATGTGGGTGTACGGGTTGAAGTGCCGGCGGTGGTCATGGAGCACCTGACCAGTGTCATCTACGAGTCGAAATTTATTTTCTATTCCCGAAAGTTCGATGACCGGGTGCGTACTTTTTGCATGAACCCCTATGGCGAGGTCGTGCTGGAAAATAATGAGGGCCTGGTAACGGTGAACGGTCATTCCTATGCCGATAAAAGGACGGACAATACCAATTTTGCTCTGCTGGTGAGCAAAACCTTTACCGAACCCTTCAAAGAGCCCATTGCTTACGGCCGTTATATAGCAGGCCTGGCCAATCTTCTAGGGGGAGGCGTGCTGGTCCAGCGGTTAGGCGATCTCCTGGCCGGCAGGCGCACGACCCCCGACCGCTTGGGAAAGGGGCTGGTGACCCCCACCTTGCGGGAGGCTACGCCAGGCGACCTGTCCCTGGTTTTCCCTTACCGCCATCTGACGGCCATTGTAGAAATGTTAGAAGCTATGGATAAAATAGCACCAGGGATTTTCTCCCGGCACACCCTTCTTTACGGGGTAGAGGTTAAATTTTATTCCTCCCGCTTAAAACTAAATTCAGGGCTCATGACCCAGGTAGAGGGGTTATATGCTGCGGGAGACGGCGCCGGGGTTACCCGGGGCCTGGCTCAGGCGTCGGCGGCGGGAGTTATCGCCGCCCGGAATATCATGGCCAAAGAGGGCAAAGGCAGGCCGGTGAGCGCCGGTTCGCGGTAAGGCTTAAGAAAGGCGGTGACTTATATGCCCGCAGTGGTCCTCGTCGGGGCCCAGTGGGGTGACGAAGGAAAGGGCAAGATTACCGATTACCTGGCCGAACAAGCCGATTTGGTGGTGCGCTACCAGGGAGGCAACAATGCCGGCCACACGGTTCAGGTGGGCGAAGAAGAGTTTAAGCTTCATCTCGTGCCCTCCGGCATTTTATACCCTGGGAAAACCTGTATCATCGGCAACGGAGTGGTGGTAGACCCGGGGGTATTGGTGCAGGAACTGGAGGAGCTGCAGCGGAGGGGCATAGATACCTCGGGCTTGCGGCTGAGCCTCCGCGCCCACCTCATTTTGCCCTACCACAAAAGTCTGGATGCAGCAGAAGAAGAGCGGCGCGGGGCCGGCCGCCTGGGTACCACGGGGAGGGGTATTGGCCCAGCCTACGTGGATAAAGTGGCCCGTACGGGCATCCGGGTTTGCGACCTGCTGGACCCGGAAGAATTCCGGCAAAAGCTGGCCCGTAATCTCAAAGAAAAGAACGAGATACTCACCAGGATCTACGGCCACCCGGGCTATTCTTTGGAAGAAATCCTGGAAGAATACCTGGCCTATGCCTGGAAACTTCGCCCCCTGGTGGCCGATACCGGCCGGCTGGTAAACGATGCCCTTAGAGCGGGGAAAAAGGTGCTCTTTGAGGGGGCTCAGGGGACCCTGCTGGATTTAGATCAGGGGACTTATCCCTATGTAACCTCTTCTTATCCGGTGGCCGGGGGGGCCTGTGTGGGAGCCGGAGTGGGTCCCACGGCCATCGACGCGGTGATAGGGGTGGTCAAGGCCTACACTACCCGCGTGGGAGAAGGGCCCTTTCCCTCGGAGGCCAGGGACGCTACGGGGGATTACCTGCGCCGGCGGGGGGCGGAATTCGGAACCACCACCGGCCGACCCCGGCGGTGCGGGTGGCTGGACGCGGTCATCCTGCGCCATGCAGTAGAGGTAAACGGCCTGACCGGCATGGCCCTCACTAAGGTGGATGTGCTCACAGGGTTGAGCCCTTTGCGCATTTGCACCGCCTACCGGTACAAGGGTGAGGTCTTAAGGGAGTTCCCCGCCAGCCTGAAAGTTTTGCAGGAATGCGAGCCCATCTATGAAGAGGTCCCCGGCTGGGAGGAGGATATTACAGGTGCCCGCTCCTTGGCCGAGCTTCCGGCCGGCTGCCGGGCCTATATCAGACGGCTGGAGGAGCTGGTAGGGGTACCGGTAGATATTATCGCCGTCGGGCCCCGTCGCGACCAGACGGTGGCCGTGCGTGACCTTTTCAGCCGGTAATAAGAAGAAAAGGGGGTGCACCCGCATGACGGCGGGACCCCCCTTAGTTTTACTGCAGCGAAGCACCTCAAGAGCCCACTCTCTTCCCGGGTTCCAGGCCCTCAAGCTGAGGGTTCTTAATAACTATGTCCCCCGGCTCAAGGCCGTCCTCGATGACCACCAGGTCATCGGTTTCCATTCCCTTTTTTACTTTCTGGATATGGGCCCTGCCCTTTCGCACAACCCACAGGGCATCCCCGCCTTCGTAAGGGAAGAGGCATGTCTTGGGCACCGCTAGCTTTCCTTCCTGCTCCATTAGGGTAAATTCAACGTCCAGGGAGTAACCCGGCCGGAGTTCGGGCGCCTCACCCTCCGGCCGGATGGAGACCTTCACCCTCCGTTCTACAAGCCCCAAGGGAGATACCCTTTCCACCGCGGCCGGGGCGATGGATTTTACGATGCCCTGGAAGACGTGGTCCCCGTCTCGTCTTTCTTGGATGAGGGTGACCTTCATGCCCGCCTTAACGGCAAGGACATCTTCGGCCAGGAGGTAGACGTTGATTTCGTAGTCTCCCGGCACCACCAGCTTCATCAGCGGCATCTGGGGAGAAACCACCGTTCCCTCCCGGACGTTGATTTCCTGCACTACGCCGTCGATGGGGGCCACTATCCGGCTTTTCTCCCTCTGGTATTCCAGATGGCTTATCTGCGCGTCCACGGCCTCGATCAAGCCCCGGAAATACCGGCCCGTGGCGGTTCCTGGGGGAAAGGCGGCTTCCAGGCTCCCGGCCTGTTCCTCCAGGAACGCAAGCCGCGCTTCCTGGCGGGCCAGTTCGTTTTTCAATCTTTCCAGGGCCTTTTCGGCGGCCTCGACCTCCGTCAGGGCGGCGGCGCCGGCCTCATACAAAGACTTAAGCCTCTCATAGTCGGCCTCGCCCTTCGCCAGCTCCAGTTTTACGTCTTCTACCGCCAGCCGTTGTTCTCTTATCTGCTCCCGGAGCTCCTGGAGGGATTTTTCTTCCTGGCCGGCCAGGCTTTTGCGCTGGGCCTTCAGTTGAGCCAGTTGAAACTCCAGCTCCCGGGTGTCGATCTGCGCTAGCAGTTGGCCCCGGGATACCCGCTGGCCTTCCTTGACGGCGAGGGTTAGGATTTCGCCGCTCACCGGGCTGTACACCATCCGTTCCGAGGCCGCCTCCACGATACCCTCTTCTTTGATTTTTTGGGCCACCCTTTGGGGCTTTACTTCTATGAGTTCCGCTTTAAGGGGCCTGGTGGCATGGAATACTCCGTAGACGATAATGAGTGCTAAAGCGGCGATTATCCCCGCCGCCTTTACGGATTTCTTCACGCCGCTTCACTCCTTCAAGGTTACTCCCTTTCCTTCAATACTTCGACGAGGTCGAGGCCTTTCACCTTGCGGGCTACCCACCGCTGGGCCAACCATATGTAAAGAGTCGTCCCCAACAAAGCCAGGATGAGGGATTCAGGAGTGGTTACCGCAGGAAGGGTGTAGAGATCGCTGCTCATTCCGGCGGCTATCCCCTTGTTCATGGCATAGGCGAGGGGTATGCCCGCCAGTATACCGCCTATTCCTATAAGCCACTGCTCGACGAAGACCACCTCCATTACTTCTCCGGGGCGCATGCCCAGCACGCGCAGGGAAGCCAGCTCCCTTTTCCGTTCGGCAAGGGTTATGATGCTGGAATTGTAGACGATAGCAAAACCGGTGAATACGGACAGTAAAGCCATGATCCCTATGGTATATTTCGAGGTAGCCATGAGTTCTTCATAGAGATCGATGGTGTGCTGCCTTTCTTCTATGGTGCTTATGTACTTTGAAGTGCTATATTTTTCCTTTAAAGCTGGGATTTGTTCTTTGTCTATGGAGACCAGGGCCGCGGTGGCTACGGAACCCTGGCCAAGCAACTTCAGTAGCGCTTCCCGGTTCATATAGACGTTGGCGCCCAGGTACTGGGGGATGACTCCCGCAACTTGCACCTTTACCGGCGATTCCCTCGCCCACACGCAGGTAAGGCTCAAGACGTCGCCCGCCCCGGCCTTCAGCTGGCGGGCTACCTGTTCGGAGAGGATCAAGCCGTCCGCGGGTATCGGTATCGGGTTCCCCTCCTTGTCACGGGGGGTATAGAGCTCGCCCTCCGGCGCCAAGCCCAGGGCTATTACCTCCGCCTTCCGATGCAGGTTTTGTAGGGTAACCGGTACTTCCAGGACGGGTTCAACTACCTTAACCCCGCCGTTTCTCTGCAGCTCACTCCTCACCGCCTCCAGGGGCAGGGGTTGGGAGAAAGTGATTTTAAGATCGTATTTTTGTACTTTAGTAAATTGGTCCAGGACCATTATGTCCATCATGGCGTACATGGACCATATGGCCGCCATCAGGCTGAAGGTAAAGGCAATGCCGATAAAAGTAAAGAAACTCCGCCCCTTATTCCGCAGCATGTTCCTCACGGCCATACGCCCCGTGACGGTAAAGGCCGCCCAGAACCACGGGGTTCCTTCCGCCCATGATTTCCGGCTAAAAGAGGGCACAGGTGGACGCAGGGCTTCGACCGGCTTCAACTTAAGAACAGACTTGGCTCCCTGGAAGGAGGCTGCCAGGCTGAAGACCACGGACAAGAGTACGCCGCCGGCGAAGTACTTTAAGGAGAAGTTGCCGGTGAGGTCCGGCAGGCTGAAGAATTCCCTGTACACCTCCATCATGGACATAGACAGGGCGGTGCCGAGGAGACCGCCCAGGATGCCTCCGGCCAGGCCGACCAGGAGCCCGTAAGAAAGGTAGTGCCGGAGGATTTCCCCGGGGCGGTAGCCGAAGGCCTGGAGAATCCCTATCTGCCCACGCTGCGATTCTACCAGTCTTTTCAGCATGATGTATAAGATAATGGCCGCAATACTTAAGAACAGGAGGGGCACACTGGTAGAGGTCTTGGCCAGCCCTTTTAGTTCCTCCTCCAGCATGGCATGGCTGGGCTGGTCTTGGCGGGGGATAAGGCTTTCCAGGCCGTATTTTTCCAGGCGGGTCTTTAGCTGCCCTTCTACGTCTTCGAATTCGTACCCCGGTTGAAGGGTGAAAGTTACATCGTTGACTATTCCCTTCAGGTTAAACAGGTTTTCCATCACACTGTAGGGTATGTACGCCACTTCAAAGGCCTGGGGGTCGGCAAAGATATTCCCGCTGTCCCTGATGGCATAAACATATTCGGGGCTCTGGCCGGTGCCAGTAATCGTCAAATCTACTTTTCGGCCCTCGATGATCACAGTGATGGTTTCGCCCAGGTTAAGCCCGTGGGCGGTAAAGAATTTGTCGGCCAGGAGTATTCCGCGCTCCTGTTCCTCGGGAAAGGAGCCCCGCAGCAATTTTACCCCGTTTAGAGGGTACGGCTGTCGGTCGTCGAGGGATATCAGCCTTAGGTATACGTTCTTGTCTTCCGTCAGCCCCAGGACCCGGACGTCTTTTACCAGCCGTCCCCGGACTACGTGGATTCCCGGGATTTCCCTTAATTTTTCCACCTCGGGGTACGGCATGGACCTTACCCCGGCAAAGCCCTCGGCCAGGTGAAATTTCTCATAGAATTCGTCTCGCGCCGTAAACAAGTTGTCCCTGGCCGTTTGCAGGGCGGTGTAGGTGATTAATCCTATCGTTATCACCGCTGTACAGGCGAGATAGGCCATTTTATTGCCGGCGATGTCCCGCAGCATTTTCCTTATCAACATTACCAGGACACCTCTTCCGGAGGTACGGGAACGGCAATCTTTTCAATGCGGTCCAACCTGCCATCTTTGAGGTAAAAAACCCGGTCGGAAATTCGGGCGATGGCCGCGTTATGGGTGATGACGATCACGGTCTTTTTGTACTGCCGGTTGAAATCCTTGAGAACCTTCAACACCTGGATGCCCGTAGCGGAGTCCAGGGCTCCGGTGGGCTCGTCGCACAGCAGTATATCGGGGTTCTTGGCAACGGCCCGGGCAATGGCCACCCTCTGTTGTTCTCCCCCCGACAACTGGGCCGGGAAGTGATCCGCCCGGTCGGCCAGTCCCACTTGTTGCAGCACATTTTTTACCGGCAAGGGGTTCTTGGCTATCTCCACCGCTAGGAGGACGTTTTCGTAAGCCGTGAGGTTGGGCATGAGGTTGTAAAATTGAAACACGAACCCCACAGCATGGCGCCGGTATTCGGTGAGGGCTTTTTCCGAGGCGCGGTGGAGAGGCATGTCCCGGTAATAAATCTCACCGGAAGTGGCCACATCTATGCCGCCGATTAAGTTCAGCAGGGTGCTTTTGCCGGAACCGCTGGGCCCCAGCACCACGATGAATTCTCCCGGGAAAATATCAAAACTCACACCCTTTAAAGCCTCTACAGTTACTTCCCCCATTTGATAGTGCTTGGTGAGGTTGTGGGCCGTAAGAATTGTTTCCATGGTCTTTCCTGCCTTCCCCGGGCCTTTTCTCAACGCCGCAATGAGAACCATACCTTTACCGCCGCCGGTGGGCATCCTCCCCAGCGGGTAATTTTCCGGCCGCGTGCCTATATTATCCCGGCTATACGGGCGGCCGGGCGTGTTCGGGATAATCATATATTGAGGGGTGGCCCTTGTCAACGGTATAAGGCGGTCTGGGGTAAGAAACTTTAAGGGGGCGGTGCCGGGGCGTGGACCTGAGGCCTGAGTATCCCCGGCTTTCAGAGGGTGATTTAGCCCGCAACCGGCTGGGGCCAGGGGGAAGACCAAACTAAGGAAAATGAGGGACGGAGGCGGGGCCGAAGCAGCAAGAGGCCTGCGGCCGGCTCCTGGGGCACGGAAGCCGGAGGAGCCGGGAACCCCGCCGTAGCCCGAAAATTGAGGGCCAGTTTGATCCGTGAGGATGGTGGTGGGAGCTGGAACTAAATCTCGGCCGGTAAAAACTGGGGACCGCTAAAGATCGAAGCCAATTGAATTAGCGCTGGATAAAGGGTATAATTAAAACATTAGGTGGTCAGGCCAGACGAAATTAACAGAGCTTTCTAAACTATGCTGGGAGGAGGGAAGGCTAATGGGGTCCTCGGACTTGTTAACAACCTTCTGCCGCCAGGCGGAGGCCATGGGCGCCCAGACCCTCTGCGTGGCCGAAGGGGAGAAGGCGGCGGACAGGATTATTGCCTCCATGCGGCCGCTGGGCAGCAGGGTTGCCCTGGTAGCCTCGCCCCTGGTGGAGGAAATCGGCCTGGAGGAAGCCCTGGCAGGGGCGGAATTTGAGGTAGAGAAGGAAGGGCGGGACTTCGCCCGGCACGCCGACATCGGAATAGTGGAATTCGATCTGGGTATTGCGGAAACCGGTACTTTAGTCCACGATGCCACCGACCTA encodes the following:
- a CDS encoding LutC/YkgG family protein; this encodes MGSSDLLTTFCRQAEAMGAQTLCVAEGEKAADRIIASMRPLGSRVALVASPLVEEIGLEEALAGAEFEVEKEGRDFARHADIGIVEFDLGIAETGTLVHDATDLKKRLASMLPLHCVALLRSGKVVPDMAEALSFYLKSGQWPGYLAMVTGPSRTADIERSLTIGVHGPEGLLIVLLG